Part of the Phaeodactylum tricornutum CCAP 1055/1 chromosome 5, whole genome shotgun sequence genome is shown below.
CTCGTCCACGTACAATCATGATTTCAAAGATTCCGTCCTGAAACTTTGAATTCGGCGAATGATACGTGTGCATGGCGGCGTGGGTGACATGGGAAGCCCAAAAGAGATAAAAACCATCCTCCACAGTAGTCCAGGTTGAGGGGACTGGATCCGACAAGGCCGGTATCGTGATGGTGTTATCGGCGGTCGCCTCCGTGGCGGGTAAATACGAAAAGGTAGCTTGGTAGCGGCGCAGGGCCAATATCCGCAAGACGGCCCAAATATCATTGCGAGGTTCGCCCAGCCAGTGCAAAACTTCCGATTCGATATCGATATCGGCAATAATTGCCCACGAAAAGGTCAGGAATGAAGAATAGGATTTGGTTGTAGTTTGGTACCGCGACGTATCGTGCCAACAGGACTGGCCCTTGGCCACTAAGAACGTTTCGGCCACAATTCCGTAACGTTCGTGACTACCGTGGGCCAAACTCGTCGAAAAGCCGTTACAGGAACCACATCCAATCACACCGATCTTAAGTTTTTTTAGCAGTTCGTCCTTATCAGCGCGGGCGAACAACCCATTATATGCTTCGTGCACAACACCGTCGCCGCCCATGAGCACTAAACCGTCGTAGCCAGCAATATCCTCTTCCGTAGACGACTTCGCCATGCGTTCCTGAGCATGATTCGGATGCGTCGTGATGCAAACATCGACTTCAATTCCAGCCTGCTCCAGCATGGGCTGAACCTGTGTTTCGCATAGTTTTCCTCCACTGCGCTTCGGACCCGATTGGGGATTGACAACGATCAAATAACGCAGAGGAGAAACAGCGCTCGGTTGCTGAGAGGAGCATAGCTTACGTAGGGCAGCCACCACGGTCGAACAGTCCTGTAGGTCTTCGGTAGGAGCCAACTTAAACGTGCGATGATGCGCATGTCGAAAGCCAAGTTTAGATAAAGTGTCAGCGGTCGGACGTGCGTACTTGGGATCAGGTTTCGGTTTGTAGGTCGTAACTCCGTACCGATTCAAGAATGATGGTTTAGAGGGATCCTTACGAGGGTAGACAAAGAGCGTCAAAAGCGCGGAGCCTCGAGAATCAGCCAAGCCGTCAGTAGTAGGTTCGTTGGTGGCTCGAATGAATGTGTTCTCTTCCCCTTGAGCGCTCGCTTGGGAAGTCGATCTAGCTGCACCGAAACGATCGGTGGTTTGAATTTCCAGTTTGACCCCAATCATGTCATCTGGATCGATGATGTCCAGTATTTGCTCACCGTCACGATTGTCGTCCGTGGATGTGGACGTCACGACTAGCAATAGTGCTTTGGTGGTATCGTACTGTAGCACACAATGCTCGGCGGACACTTTACATGCGGAAGGCGCCCGAAGCTGCAGCCGGTTCGCGGCTTCCGTCGGCCAGTCTGCAGTTGCCAGGCTGGACGATGCGAAATGTGGAGGAACATTCATGAAAGCGCGTGTCAAGCTGGGATCAATGATGGAGTTGCCAATGCTGGTGTCCCGAGTTGCGAAGTCTTCTCTTACTGCTACAGCGGCCGACGAatcacagcaacaacagatAGCAGGCATGCAGGCCTAAAGCAGTCCAGTCTACAAGTGCCGAGAGAAATGATTGGAAAGCCTTGCTCTTTCGGTTTTCGAATAGAGCAGAACGATTGACGGGGAGCGCTTAAGGGTCGTCGCTGCTCGTGGGGGTGCTGCGATACGTTATTGCAGTTACTTTGGAACTGTAAGAAAGCATTGTAAAAGCAACTCTGGATGATGATTTCTTCACAGGCAACAACCCATAGCGTGTTTACGGAACGCACTTTGCACCGGTACGCGACTACCTTAAATTACTGTCGTGTTCTCTCTAGCTTAGTATATTTAAGAAACATGCGTCGGAATGACATGAGAGGATTTCATCCGAGAGAATAGGTATGCAAAATGCAACTCACAGTAATTAGTAGTGTCATGTCGTCCGTTTCCCCCCGGAGTAGCATTTACGGCTATTAACGGtaactaacagtaacgtAACGTCGATATCGTTTCACGGCTTGGAACTCCGATGACACCGGCATTTCAACACCACCGCCATTCGTCTCGTCATCCTAGTCCGACGGTGAGGCTGTACAAACTGACTGGGAGTGGGAAAAGGGGCAACAAGACGAGCTTGTCATTTCCAGACTAATTTCGATATCAGCGACTGAACTTCGTGTCTCTTTTACGCTGGTCGATTCCTACGAAAGACACTTCATACTTTCGACAGTCCATCATGGCTCCACCAAGTCGAAAACGTGCAGCGCCGACAGAAACAGCCAAAACCGGCAATGTCTCAAAAAGAATCATGACAGGCATGGCGCTCAAAAAGGAATCCTCTGGCTCGTACGCCGTTCAAGGTGCGGCACGCTCCGAAGGCTCTGGTCACCCACTCAAAGATCGGTTCTTGGCTGTCTTTGTAATCCCCGAGTTCAAGTCCGGTATTTCCAACTCGACTCTCAAAGAACGCTTCGGCGATGCCGATTACATCAAACTGGTACCAATTATCAATGAGCTGACTTCTCAATCACGTCTGGTCATGAGCAAAGTCGGTGAAACGGAACTGTTTTACAGTCTGGTTTCGGAAGACGTCGCCTCTAGGTTTCATGGGTTGGACGCATCTGCCCGCATGGTGTACCAATACATTGAACGGGCAGGCAATATGGGTATTTGGACCAAGGATCTACGAGTCCAAACATCTATTCAACAACAGGCACTCAACAAAATTTTCAAAACTCTAGAATCTCGACAACTGATCAAGCCAGTAAAGTCGGTCAACGCCAAATCAAAAAAACTATACATGCTATACGATCTTACTCCGTCGACCGAACTTACCGGTGGCGTCTGGTACAGTGACATGGAGTTTGATCACGAGTTTATTTCAGAGCTCCGCAATTTTCTGTTGTCCTGTGTTCGACGCATGAATGGCGGAAATGGCGTCACGCTGCCTGAAGTTCGCGAAAAGATGATCCAAGGAAAAGTTAGCCGAGTGCAACTCGCCATCAACGAACTTCGCCAACTCATGCAGACCCTTGTGTACGATTATCTTGTGGACGAGGTGGAAACTGAAGATGAGACCGAAGTAATGTACTTGCAAGCCCGACGGGTCACTCCCATGTGTAGTTTTAAGTGGTGGGATTGCCTGTCTCCCGACTTTCAGTATCGGGCCATTCAGTTCGAAGACAGTGTGACGCTCGCTCCACACGAGCCACACTACCACACAGCTTGATAGTAGCTTTGTATTCCATCGCAATCGTTTCCTGTTATCATGACTGTCGATAGATAAACTCAGATTACACCTCGGGGATTAGAATGTCTCTGTAAAAACGGATTTTACATATTATCTGGAAAAATGTATAGCGAGGGAGAAAGTAGGCAAGAACGATGCTTCAACGAGCCAAATCAATATTGAAGTCCAAATCGATGGATTCCTTGGACGCTTGCGATCCTTCCTCCAAAATCGTGTCGCAAGAGGCTGTTTG
Proteins encoded:
- a CDS encoding predicted protein, whose product is MAPPSRKRAAPTETAKTGNVSKRIMTGMALKKESSGSYAVQGAARSEGSGHPLKDRFLAVFVIPEFKSGISNSTLKERFGDADYIKLVPIINELTSQSRLVMSKVGETELFYSLVSEDVASRFHGLDASARMVYQYIERAGNMGIWTKDLRVQTSIQQQALNKIFKTLESRQLIKPVKSVNAKSKKLYMLYDLTPSTELTGGVWYSDMEFDHEFISELRNFLLSCVRRMNGGNGVTLPEVREKMIQGKVSRVQLAINELRQLMQTLVYDYLVDEVETEDETEVMYLQARRVTPMCSFKWWDCLSPDFQYRAIQFEDSVTLAPHEPHYHTA
- a CDS encoding predicted protein is translated as MPAICCCCDSSAAVAVREDFATRDTSIGNSIIDPSLTRAFMNVPPHFASSSLATADWPTEAANRLQLRAPSACKVSAEHCVLQYDTTKALLLVVTSTSTDDNRDGEQILDIIDPDDMIGVKLEIQTTDRFGAARSTSQASAQGEENTFIRATNEPTTDGLADSRGSALLTLFVYPRKDPSKPSFLNRYGVTTYKPKPDPKYARPTADTLSKLGFRHAHHRTFKLAPTEDLQDCSTVVAALRKLCSSQQPSAVSPLRYLIVVNPQSGPKRSGGKLCETQVQPMLEQAGIEVDVCITTHPNHAQERMAKSSTEEDIAGYDGLVLMGGDGVVHEAYNGLFARADKDELLKKLKIGVIGCGSCNGFSTSLAHGSHERYGIVAETFLVAKGQSCWHDTSRYQTTTKSYSSFLTFSWAIIADIDIESEVLHWLGEPRNDIWAVLRILALRRYQATFSYLPATEATADNTITIPALSDPVPSTWTTVEDGFYLFWASHVTHAAMHTYHSPNSKFQDGIFEIMIVRGRVSRYRMTRILLALESGNHVGMPGVEFVQCVAYRLVKETPGSFNDIDGEAVEDGPIQAQVQPHSVQ